AGCCGCCGTCCGCGAGACGGGGCAGCACGTCCAGGGCGCGGCCCGGGATGAAGCGGGCGCGGTTCCCGGCGAAGCCGGCCGAACGGAACGCCTGCTTGGCGAACGTCTGCCGCTCGGGTTCGAGATCCACGGTGGTCAGCACCCCGTCGGGACGCATGCCGTGCAGGAGATAGATGCCCGACACGCCGGTGCCGGTGCCGATCTCGGCGACCGCTTTGGCGTCCGTGGTGGCAGCGAGCAGACGCAGGGCCGCGCCGGTGCCGGTCGTCACCGCCCGGATGCCGGCTTCCCGCGCGCAGTCACGGGACCAGCGCAGGGCGGCCTCGGCGCTGTCGTCGATGGTCCCGGCGCCGTACGCCTCGGCGAATGCCAAGTTCGTCTGCCGGTTGCCGGTAATGGCCCTCTCCTGTCCCCGTGGTTGACGCAACCGTGACTGTATCCGCTGCGTGCGGGAACCCGCAGATGGGACCGGACGTTGAGGAGAGGCAGGGGGATGACGGGGGGATGGACTGGTGAAGACCGCGCGAGACACGCAGCAAGACCAGAAGCAGGACCAAATGCAGGTCAAAACTGCTTATCCGGAGCTAACGGGCGAGGTGGATATGGTAGGGGCTCTACTGGACACCACCAGAGCCACCAGGGGAGGTGCGGCTGCGGCGGGTGACCGAGGGGTGCTGAGGCGCTTGAAGAGGTCGTTCGCCGAGCCGAAATCCGTGACAAACACTGCTGACCGTTCCCGCCCCCATGGCCCCAAGGGCATGGGAGGGGCCCCCGTCGCCGACTCCGCAACGACCGCGACCTTTGCCGCAGACGCGGATGCGCAGGCGTGGACTCCGCCCAGCTGGGAGGAGATCGTCAGCACCCACAGTGCGCGGGTCTACCGCCTCGCCTACCGCCTCACCGGCAATCAGCACGACGCCGAGGACCTCACCCAGGAGGTGTTCGTCCGCGTCTTCCGCTCGCTGTCGACGTACACCCCCGGCACCTTCGAGGGCTGGCTGCACCGGATCACCACCAACCTCTTCCTGGACATGGTCCGCCGCCGTCAGCGCATCCGCTTCGATGCGCTGGGTGACGATGCCGCCGAGCGGCTCCCCAGCCGTGAGCCCTCCCCGCAGCAGCATTTCAACGACACCCACTTCGACGCCGATGTCCAGCAGGCGCTGGACACCCTCGCGCCCGAGTTCCGTGCCGCCGTCGTCCTGTGCGACATCGAGGGCCTGTCGTACGAGGAGATCGCCGCGACGCTCGGCGTCAAGCTCGGTACGGTCCGCAGCCGGATCCACCGCGGCCGCTCCCATCTGCGCAAGGCGCTCAAGCACCGCGCTCCGGCCACGCGGGCCGAAGAGCGTGAGCAGCGGCGCTCGCTGGCCGTGGTGCCCACGGGGGAGGTTGGGATCGCGTGAGCGCCATGGGCGGTCCGTCCCCCGCCGAGCAGCATCTCGGCGACCGCCTCGCGGCTCTGGTCGACGGCGAGTTGGGGCATGACGCACGCGAGCGGGTGCTCGCGCATCTTGCGACATGCGGACGGTGCAAAGCAGAGGCCGACGCCCAGCGTCGGCTCAAAAGCGTATTCGCCGAGACGGCACCCCCCGGCCCGTCCGAGGGGCTGCTGGCCCGGCTGCAACAGCTGCCCGGCGGAGACCTCGGCGGTCCCGGCAGCCGGCTCGGCAACGGCAGCTTCGGACGCGGCGACTTCGCCCGCGGCGGCGGCGCGTTCCGCTATCTCCCCTCCGACGGCCACTCCGGCCATGCCATGGCAGCGGTGCCCCCACAGTCCCGCGCGCGCGGCTTCCGTGTGCAGGAGACCGACCGGCCCGCACAGCGGCGCCGGTTCGCTTTCGCGGCGGCCGGTGCGGTCTCGCTCGCGGCCTTCGCGCTGGGCGGCGCCCTCCCGCTGGAGGCGGCGGTGGACCTGCCCGGTGGACGCATCGACGGCGGCGGCACGGCCGTCACCCCGCTCAGCGTCAGCCCGGCGGCCGACAGCAATTCCCTCCTGCGCCGTGAGGAGTTTCCCGCCAAGAATTCCCGGTCCGGCGGCTGGCAGCCGTCCGGCGGCCCCACCATGGCCCCGGCCCCCAGCGCCATGACCCTGTACGGCCCCACGACTGCGCCTCCCTCCCCGCAGCCGTCGGCGGCAGCGACCGCCCCGGCGGGACGCTTCGGCCTGTCGCCGCTGATAGCCGCGACCGGTCCCGCCTCGGCGTACCACCTCGCGCCCCTGGCCGCCGCGACCGGCAACGCCCCCGTGCGGAAGAACCCGCATGGGCTCCCGCCCCTGGAGCCCATGCGCCCGCTGATCGGTTCCGCGGCCGCAGCAGGCCCCTCCGCCCCTGGCTCAAGCTCCGCCCACCGCTGACCGTCCCCTGCGCAGCCCCGCGCGGAACTGGTTGAATCGCGGTGGGGCGGCGCACCCCTGACCGGGCACGTGCCGCGAGGTGGTGGCGGCCCGCGCACGACCGCGGGCGAATTCTGGGGAGAGCATGGACGACGGTAAGGCCGCCGGGCCGAAGCTGAAGTGGTGGAGCCGTCCGGGAGGCACCCCGCGCACGGAACCGTCCGCCGAGGCCGGTCCGCAGGCGATGCCGCCCGCCGACGGCCCGGCGGGCGGGACGGGGGCAGACGCGTCCGGCCCGTCCGAGGTGCAGGAGGCGGAGGACTGGATCGTGCGCCCGCCCGAGCCGCGGCACGCCGCGGAGGCAGATGTGGCGCACGCGTCGGCCGGGAGCGCCGAGGCGCCCGAAGCGGCCGCCGCGGACGAGGAGTTGACGGTAGCCCGGGGCGCGGGCGCCGCGGACGGGACGCCGCAGGAGAGTGCCGGGGCCGTGGGCGCCGGGCCGAGCGGTGCGCGCCCGGCCCCGTCGACCGTGACGCTCCGCCGGGTGGCCGGGGGCGCGCGGGACGAGACGCGGCCCACGTCTGCGGACGACACGGCGCCGACCGCGGTGGCGGCCCCCGCTCCCGAAACCGCTCCGGTGCCGCCCACGGCGCTGGTACCGGCCGAGACCCCGAGCGCGGCGCCGCAGCGGCAGCAGCCGTTGCATCCCGAGGACCCGTACGGCAC
This Streptomyces decoyicus DNA region includes the following protein-coding sequences:
- a CDS encoding O-methyltransferase; translation: MDDSAEAALRWSRDCAREAGIRAVTTGTGAALRLLAATTDAKAVAEIGTGTGVSGIYLLHGMRPDGVLTTVDLEPERQTFAKQAFRSAGFAGNRARFIPGRALDVLPRLADGGYDLVFCDGDLMECLEYLAESLRLLRPGGLVCFEGVFADGRTVDSAMQPAEVLRLRELLRAVRESTTLVPALLPVGDGLLCAVKRG
- the sigE gene encoding RNA polymerase sigma factor SigE gives rise to the protein MTNTADRSRPHGPKGMGGAPVADSATTATFAADADAQAWTPPSWEEIVSTHSARVYRLAYRLTGNQHDAEDLTQEVFVRVFRSLSTYTPGTFEGWLHRITTNLFLDMVRRRQRIRFDALGDDAAERLPSREPSPQQHFNDTHFDADVQQALDTLAPEFRAAVVLCDIEGLSYEEIAATLGVKLGTVRSRIHRGRSHLRKALKHRAPATRAEEREQRRSLAVVPTGEVGIA
- a CDS encoding zf-HC2 domain-containing protein, producing the protein MSAMGGPSPAEQHLGDRLAALVDGELGHDARERVLAHLATCGRCKAEADAQRRLKSVFAETAPPGPSEGLLARLQQLPGGDLGGPGSRLGNGSFGRGDFARGGGAFRYLPSDGHSGHAMAAVPPQSRARGFRVQETDRPAQRRRFAFAAAGAVSLAAFALGGALPLEAAVDLPGGRIDGGGTAVTPLSVSPAADSNSLLRREEFPAKNSRSGGWQPSGGPTMAPAPSAMTLYGPTTAPPSPQPSAAATAPAGRFGLSPLIAATGPASAYHLAPLAAATGNAPVRKNPHGLPPLEPMRPLIGSAAAAGPSAPGSSSAHR